One Psychrosphaera aestuarii DNA window includes the following coding sequences:
- a CDS encoding OmpA family protein, whose amino-acid sequence MARISKRLKSRQQDNLDRWLVSYADYMTLMFALFVVLYALSIVKEKSFDTLSQSLGQIFHITGDKGKGTAGDGILTNQIAQQDVFDGNSLNEEKGPELTDQELLINESKNKKLGNPLQALKQDLQTALVDVADTGDAKLKLNDDWLTIELSSGVLFASGSATANPQALPIIQEVANSLSEVNNYVEVRGYTDDLSINNEIYSSNWELSAARAASITNLLEQFGIVQDRLSIKANGPNDPIASNENAEGRSRNRRVVIALSKYSYLQPRPEEPNKQQLQQKIADKFPNETNNGNELRVIQLPGGGIRITTRQEAENEQKSNNDGNE is encoded by the coding sequence ATGGCGAGAATTAGCAAGCGCTTAAAATCTAGGCAACAAGACAACTTAGACCGTTGGTTGGTTTCTTATGCTGACTACATGACGTTGATGTTTGCATTGTTTGTTGTCTTATACGCATTGTCGATAGTGAAAGAAAAGTCATTTGATACCCTCTCTCAATCTTTAGGTCAAATTTTTCATATTACAGGTGACAAAGGTAAAGGAACCGCAGGTGACGGGATATTGACGAATCAAATAGCCCAACAAGATGTGTTTGATGGCAATTCGTTAAATGAAGAAAAAGGCCCTGAACTTACCGATCAAGAATTACTAATTAATGAGTCAAAAAATAAAAAGCTCGGCAATCCTTTGCAGGCTTTGAAACAAGACTTACAAACTGCACTAGTTGATGTTGCAGATACCGGTGATGCTAAACTAAAATTAAACGATGATTGGTTAACTATCGAGTTGTCTAGCGGCGTGTTATTTGCTTCAGGAAGCGCCACAGCAAACCCCCAAGCGTTACCTATCATTCAAGAAGTCGCCAACTCCTTATCAGAAGTAAACAATTATGTAGAGGTTCGCGGTTATACCGACGACCTGTCAATAAATAATGAGATTTACTCTTCTAACTGGGAGTTATCTGCAGCGCGAGCGGCATCGATAACGAACTTACTTGAGCAGTTTGGGATTGTGCAAGATAGGTTAAGTATTAAAGCTAACGGTCCAAATGATCCCATTGCTAGTAACGAAAATGCCGAAGGCCGATCTCGCAATAGACGAGTTGTTATAGCTCTGTCGAAATACTCCTATTTACAGCCTCGTCCAGAAGAACCTAATAAACAGCAGCTACAGCAAAAGATTGCTGATAAATTTCCAAATGAGACTAATAATGGCAATGAATTACGAGTAATTCAGCTTCCTGGTGGCGGAATTCGAATCACTACTCGACAAGAGGCCGAGAATGAGCAAAAATCGAATAACGATGGAAACGAATAG
- a CDS encoding ParA family protein — MKVWTVANQKGGVGKTTTVITLGAILAQQGKKVLMIDTDPHASLTYYFGLDSEQLEYGVYDVFTRSDTMDQAYWNKCTWQSPVPNLDILPATMAMATLDGVLSKKSGMGLIIKKALAKFATEYDHVIIDCPPILGVLMVNALAACDKVLIPVQTECMALKGLERMYRTMELIQSSQSKEYDVCIIPTMYDKRTKASKVAYKELNHMYANKVWQGVIPIDTNFRTASMERTPLPIFNKNSRGVFAYQELLKQIENN; from the coding sequence ATGAAAGTTTGGACGGTAGCTAACCAAAAAGGTGGAGTAGGGAAGACGACCACTGTTATTACTTTGGGAGCAATTTTAGCTCAACAGGGTAAAAAGGTGCTTATGATAGACACCGATCCACATGCCTCGCTAACTTATTATTTTGGTTTAGACTCTGAACAACTCGAGTATGGTGTTTATGACGTATTTACTCGTTCAGACACGATGGACCAAGCGTATTGGAATAAATGCACTTGGCAATCTCCAGTACCAAATTTAGATATTCTTCCCGCCACAATGGCAATGGCAACGCTTGATGGGGTACTTAGTAAAAAGTCCGGTATGGGATTGATTATTAAAAAAGCGCTCGCAAAATTTGCTACCGAATATGATCACGTAATCATAGATTGTCCGCCTATTTTAGGTGTATTAATGGTTAATGCATTAGCCGCGTGTGATAAAGTATTGATTCCAGTTCAAACTGAGTGTATGGCACTAAAGGGTTTAGAGCGGATGTACCGTACGATGGAGTTAATACAGTCATCACAATCTAAAGAATATGATGTGTGTATCATACCAACCATGTATGATAAAAGAACAAAAGCTTCTAAGGTTGCATACAAAGAATTAAATCACATGTATGCTAATAAAGTTTGGCAAGGTGTCATACCTATTGATACTAATTTTAGAACAGCTAGTATGGAACGGACACCATTACCAATATTTAACAAAAATTCTCGAGGCGTATTTGCCTATCAAGAACTATTAAAACAAATAGAGAATAATTGA
- a CDS encoding chemotaxis protein CheW, which produces MFASENVMKDYLDQLLTDDTDNLEHNNNNKPLKTVTQIEDVKTTSTNRLAESKYSAKIKQDFSNVEDLPEKNKLKLKPIEKAIVADKSLPVKEVEPEVNSLEQLLLAVSIQQQEAAEALALKEQQKALEETTVEIPVEKAAEVIVEPKVETKPKVQVQPKVTVSSETAVESKVEIEAQVEPVITPSIDKIEEPFQALFFEVAGLVLAVPLHELGGIHNLDDVTSLFGKPDWFLGVMVNRDKKINVVESAKWVMPEKYDDSLQAKLDYKYLIMLGESNWGLAAEKLVTTEYIKPDDVKWRTQPGKRPWLLGTIKEKMCALLHVNDLVAMLDKGINARQE; this is translated from the coding sequence ATGTTTGCCAGTGAAAATGTGATGAAGGATTATTTGGATCAGTTACTTACTGATGACACTGATAATCTGGAGCATAATAATAATAATAAACCGTTAAAAACGGTCACCCAAATAGAAGATGTTAAAACAACATCTACTAATCGCCTCGCAGAATCTAAATACAGTGCTAAAATTAAACAAGATTTTAGTAATGTAGAAGATTTACCTGAAAAAAATAAACTAAAATTAAAGCCTATAGAGAAAGCAATTGTTGCCGATAAAAGCTTGCCTGTTAAAGAGGTTGAGCCAGAGGTTAACTCTCTAGAGCAATTGTTACTTGCTGTTAGTATTCAGCAGCAAGAAGCTGCAGAGGCGCTAGCGCTAAAAGAGCAGCAAAAGGCTTTAGAAGAAACAACAGTAGAAATACCAGTTGAAAAAGCTGCTGAAGTTATTGTTGAGCCAAAAGTTGAAACTAAACCTAAAGTTCAAGTTCAACCTAAAGTTACGGTTAGCTCAGAAACTGCTGTTGAGTCTAAAGTAGAAATTGAAGCACAAGTAGAACCGGTGATAACACCTTCAATTGACAAAATTGAAGAGCCTTTTCAGGCATTGTTCTTTGAAGTAGCAGGCTTAGTGCTGGCGGTTCCATTACACGAACTTGGTGGTATTCATAACTTAGATGATGTTACCAGTTTATTTGGAAAACCCGATTGGTTTTTAGGTGTAATGGTAAACAGAGACAAAAAAATTAATGTTGTTGAGTCAGCCAAATGGGTAATGCCAGAAAAATATGATGACTCATTACAAGCAAAATTAGACTATAAATACTTAATTATGTTGGGTGAAAGTAATTGGGGTTTAGCGGCAGAAAAGCTCGTTACTACTGAGTATATAAAACCAGATGACGTTAAATGGCGTACTCAGCCTGGTAAGCGCCCATGGCTATTAGGCACGATTAAAGAAAAAATGTGTGCTTTATTGCATGTCAATGATTTAGTTGCCATGCTTGATAAAGGCATAAATGCACGACAAGAATAA
- a CDS encoding chemotaxis protein CheW has translation MSEERAPVTKLTDGNDEVLQWVTFRLEDETYGINVMQVQEVLRYTEIAPVPGAPEYVLGIINLRGNVVTVIDTRARFGLTNGEVSDNSRIVIIESDKQVIGILVDSVAEVVYLKTSEIDSAPNVGTDESAKFIQGVSNRGGELLILVDLNKLMTDEEWDEISDI, from the coding sequence ATGAGTGAAGAAAGAGCCCCAGTCACTAAGTTAACAGACGGCAATGATGAAGTCTTGCAGTGGGTGACGTTTCGTTTAGAAGATGAAACTTATGGTATCAACGTAATGCAAGTTCAGGAAGTATTGCGATACACAGAAATAGCTCCTGTTCCAGGCGCTCCTGAATATGTACTGGGTATTATCAATCTTCGTGGTAATGTTGTAACGGTTATTGATACACGTGCTCGCTTTGGTTTGACCAATGGTGAAGTCAGCGATAACTCTCGAATCGTAATTATTGAGTCGGATAAGCAAGTTATCGGTATTTTAGTCGATAGCGTGGCTGAAGTTGTCTATCTGAAAACGTCCGAAATAGATAGTGCACCAAACGTAGGCACAGATGAGAGTGCTAAGTTTATACAAGGTGTTAGTAACAGAGGTGGTGAGTTACTTATTTTAGTTGATTTGAATAAGCTCATGACCGATGAAGAATGGGACGAAATTTCAGATATCTAA
- a CDS encoding DUF2802 domain-containing protein, translating to MMVSTGILIAVLVVCLIGLLILMSRHRKLSTKQQLLHDQLQESMHYQDEALVQLKQQLQNEKLLHSKSDQYLQQLKELVLQLQTNQQQQLDVITELNNKVLLLEQENQPNPLYTRAKKMIELGADVEEVIQECEISRSEAQLLVSMHRQNKTA from the coding sequence ATGATGGTGTCGACAGGGATTTTAATTGCAGTTTTAGTAGTCTGTTTAATTGGATTATTAATTTTAATGTCACGCCATCGTAAGTTATCTACTAAGCAACAGCTTTTGCATGATCAGCTCCAAGAGTCCATGCATTACCAAGACGAAGCGTTGGTCCAACTCAAACAACAGCTTCAAAATGAGAAGCTATTGCACTCAAAATCTGATCAGTATTTACAGCAATTAAAAGAGCTAGTACTTCAGCTGCAAACAAATCAACAACAACAGCTAGATGTAATTACCGAGTTAAACAACAAGGTTTTGCTACTAGAGCAAGAAAATCAACCCAACCCTTTATATACACGCGCTAAAAAAATGATTGAGTTAGGCGCAGACGTCGAAGAAGTTATTCAAGAATGTGAAATTTCTCGTTCAGAAGCTCAACTACTCGTTTCGATGCACAGACAAAACAAAACAGCCTAA
- the flgF gene encoding flagellar basal-body rod protein FlgF, whose product MDKLLYVSMSGAKQNLIGISMNANNLANAKTAGFRSDFEQQRSMQAFGDGLPTRVFAMEERPGSKMHHGAISTTGRELDVAISGRGWLAVQDKNGEEAYTREGNLQITRDGLLTTAKGTPILGEGGPIVIPVPVEKVEIGPDGSITVRPQGAPANFLEVVDRLKVIEPPSDNDLTKGLDGLFRSKDAVLSNEACGFCEASPNIRIVSGALEMSNVNPVEEMVAMISHQRQYEMQIKMMKKAEDIDRSQDTLLRIV is encoded by the coding sequence ATGGATAAGCTCTTATATGTATCCATGTCCGGAGCGAAACAAAATCTAATTGGTATTTCAATGAATGCCAACAATCTAGCCAATGCAAAAACGGCTGGTTTTCGTTCTGACTTTGAACAACAACGATCAATGCAAGCCTTTGGTGATGGCCTTCCTACGCGTGTTTTTGCTATGGAAGAACGCCCAGGTTCAAAAATGCATCATGGTGCAATTTCAACAACAGGCCGTGAGCTTGATGTTGCCATATCGGGACGCGGATGGTTGGCGGTTCAAGATAAAAATGGTGAAGAGGCTTACACACGAGAAGGCAACCTCCAAATTACACGTGACGGCTTATTGACGACTGCTAAAGGTACGCCAATTTTAGGCGAAGGTGGGCCGATAGTTATTCCTGTTCCAGTAGAAAAGGTTGAAATTGGACCGGATGGCAGCATCACGGTTCGTCCTCAAGGTGCCCCAGCTAATTTTTTAGAAGTCGTTGACCGGTTAAAGGTTATCGAACCGCCAAGTGACAACGATTTGACAAAAGGGCTTGATGGTTTATTTCGATCTAAAGATGCAGTGCTTTCAAATGAAGCCTGTGGGTTTTGTGAAGCATCACCCAACATACGTATTGTTAGTGGCGCTCTAGAAATGAGTAACGTTAACCCGGTTGAAGAAATGGTGGCGATGATATCGCACCAGCGTCAATACGAAATGCAAATAAAAATGATGAAAAAAGCGGAAGACATAGATCGTTCGCAAGACACGTTGTTAAGAATAGTTTAA
- the flgG gene encoding flagellar basal-body rod protein FlgG, which translates to MHPALWISKTGLDAQQTDIAVISNNLANASTIGFKKSRAVFEDLLYQNINQPGGRSSQDTELPNGLMLGAGTKVVATQKNFSQGNMSTTENSLDFMIQGDGFFEIQRPDGTLAYSRNGQFSLDENGRIVTSGAGFPLQPEMNVPPEAKSITISQQGEVTVQLPGQGAGVAIGQLTISDFINPAGLEPIGQNLFTETGVSGAPVQGNPGVNGLGIIVQGALETSNVNVTEELVNMIESQRVYEMNSKVISSVDQMLGFITQQL; encoded by the coding sequence ATGCATCCCGCACTTTGGATAAGTAAAACAGGCTTAGATGCCCAACAAACAGATATTGCTGTTATTTCAAACAACTTAGCTAATGCCAGCACAATTGGTTTTAAGAAAAGCCGAGCTGTATTTGAAGACTTGCTATATCAAAATATAAATCAACCAGGAGGGCGATCATCTCAAGATACTGAGTTACCGAACGGTCTGATGTTAGGTGCGGGTACTAAAGTTGTCGCAACTCAAAAGAATTTCTCGCAAGGCAATATGTCTACTACCGAGAATAGTTTGGATTTTATGATCCAAGGCGATGGATTTTTTGAAATTCAACGACCAGATGGAACGTTGGCGTATTCAAGAAATGGACAATTTTCGTTAGATGAGAATGGTCGAATCGTTACATCCGGTGCAGGTTTTCCTCTGCAACCTGAGATGAACGTACCGCCTGAAGCAAAATCAATTACCATTTCCCAACAGGGCGAAGTTACTGTGCAGTTGCCTGGGCAGGGTGCTGGTGTAGCGATTGGTCAGCTTACGATTAGTGACTTTATTAATCCGGCCGGTTTAGAACCAATAGGTCAAAACTTATTCACTGAAACAGGTGTAAGTGGCGCTCCGGTTCAAGGTAACCCTGGCGTAAATGGCTTAGGCATTATTGTTCAAGGCGCGTTAGAGACATCAAATGTGAACGTGACAGAAGAACTAGTGAACATGATTGAAAGTCAGCGAGTTTATGAAATGAACTCAAAAGTCATTTCATCAGTTGACCAGATGCTTGGTTTCATTACGCAGCAACTTTAA
- the flgH gene encoding flagellar basal body L-ring protein FlgH: MDVAKTSTLLIGLGLLSGCAMNHDVVEEDPFFAPIMPEIPTEEVVATGSLYHTGWSNGLYSDTKARRVGDIITVMLMENTQASKTAKTETKKETDASLSPLVGLNGLAPTINGNTLEMGIESDSTFKGDAKSNQSNSLNGQITVHVLRVLPNGNLIIRGEKWLTLNTGQEFIRLTGIVRSEDVSSDNTVDSTRVANARISYSGKGSLAEAQETGWLSQFFMSTMWPF, from the coding sequence ATGGATGTGGCTAAAACTAGTACGTTACTGATTGGATTAGGCTTATTGAGTGGTTGCGCTATGAACCATGATGTTGTCGAAGAAGATCCATTTTTCGCACCTATTATGCCGGAAATTCCAACAGAAGAAGTTGTAGCAACCGGTAGCTTGTATCATACCGGTTGGTCTAATGGCCTTTACTCAGACACCAAAGCCAGGCGTGTAGGCGACATCATTACGGTGATGTTGATGGAAAATACACAAGCGTCTAAAACAGCAAAAACAGAAACAAAAAAAGAAACAGATGCAAGCCTTTCACCGTTAGTAGGTTTAAACGGACTCGCACCAACAATTAACGGAAATACGTTAGAAATGGGTATTGAGTCTGATAGCACGTTTAAAGGCGATGCTAAGTCGAATCAAAGTAACAGCCTAAATGGACAAATAACAGTTCACGTTTTACGTGTGTTGCCAAATGGTAACTTGATTATTCGTGGCGAGAAGTGGTTAACGTTAAATACAGGGCAAGAATTCATTCGTCTGACAGGCATCGTCAGATCAGAAGATGTATCGTCTGACAATACCGTTGATTCTACTCGTGTAGCAAACGCTCGAATTTCATATAGCGGCAAAGGTTCCTTGGCTGAAGCCCAAGAAACTGGCTGGTTATCACAATTCTTCATGAGCACAATGTGGCCGTTTTAG
- a CDS encoding flagellar basal body P-ring protein FlgI translates to MKIVLSIVTVIGLLLSSSVNAVRIKDVSTVQGIRSNQLVGYGLVVGLPGTGEQTSFTEQSFKAMLGNFGIQLPASLKPKIKNVAAVAVHADLPAFSKPGQNIDITVSSIGSAGSLRGGTLLQTFLKGADGKIYAVAQGSLVVGGLGVQGLDGSQVVINTPTVGRIPNGATVERSVPTPFGNGDHITFNLNEPDFTSAKRLADTINNLVGPNTAKPMDSVSVRVIAPRDISQRVAYLSAIENLEFQPASTSAKIIVNSRTGTIVIGKDVRLKPAAITHGNLTVTIAENQQVDQPNPLAQGQTVVTNQTIIDVARDDTRAFVFDPGANLDDLVRAINQVGAAPGDLMAILEALKQAGAIDGQLVVI, encoded by the coding sequence ATGAAAATAGTATTAAGTATAGTCACCGTGATAGGCCTGTTATTAAGTAGCAGTGTAAATGCTGTCCGTATCAAAGATGTATCAACGGTTCAAGGAATCAGATCAAACCAATTAGTAGGCTATGGTCTAGTGGTAGGTTTACCTGGTACAGGCGAACAAACAAGTTTTACTGAGCAAAGTTTTAAAGCAATGTTAGGCAATTTTGGTATTCAATTGCCAGCTAGTCTTAAACCAAAAATTAAGAACGTTGCAGCTGTTGCGGTACATGCAGATTTACCGGCATTTTCAAAGCCAGGCCAAAACATAGATATAACAGTCTCGTCAATTGGTAGCGCGGGAAGTTTACGAGGTGGCACGTTACTACAAACTTTCCTTAAGGGCGCTGATGGTAAAATATATGCAGTTGCTCAAGGTTCCTTAGTCGTTGGGGGCTTAGGTGTGCAAGGTTTAGACGGTTCACAAGTTGTGATTAATACCCCAACTGTTGGTCGCATACCAAATGGCGCAACAGTAGAACGCAGTGTACCTACACCTTTTGGCAACGGTGACCACATCACTTTTAATTTAAATGAGCCAGACTTTACCTCCGCAAAAAGGCTTGCTGATACCATTAACAACTTAGTCGGTCCAAACACTGCAAAACCAATGGATTCAGTGTCTGTTAGAGTTATAGCGCCTCGTGATATTTCACAGCGAGTGGCCTATCTATCAGCGATAGAGAACTTAGAGTTTCAACCTGCGAGTACCAGCGCGAAGATTATTGTTAACTCTCGCACCGGCACAATAGTAATAGGCAAAGATGTAAGGTTAAAACCTGCTGCGATTACTCACGGTAATTTAACAGTAACCATTGCCGAAAACCAACAGGTTGATCAACCAAACCCGCTAGCCCAAGGGCAAACGGTAGTAACAAATCAAACAATAATTGATGTAGCTAGAGATGATACTCGAGCATTTGTTTTTGACCCTGGTGCGAATCTTGATGATTTAGTACGCGCCATAAACCAAGTGGGCGCAGCGCCTGGCGACTTAATGGCAATATTAGAAGCCCTTAAACAAGCTGGTGCAATAGACGGCCAATTGGTTGTGATTTAA
- the flgJ gene encoding flagellar assembly peptidoglycan hydrolase FlgJ: MNSIGDSSNSLDLIGLQELKSKSRLDPGNKEALHKAAQHFESIFIGMMLKSMREANAVFEEGNPMHSNTTKFFRDMYDSQLATDMSEQGSMGLADIIVDQLSGDNDKYINAGVLRNDNRFDELVGKISTNNNIDNSIESVEPTAQNLGFVTSDDAVKQRLFATAEENSKTVQLTNNANAKTSEKVEINFDSPESFVDSVWHFAKQNAAKIGLNPAVMIAQSALETGWGKHVLKDKDGNSSFNLFNVKALRDWDGDKTAQSTLEFENGVAVKKVEPFRVYNSVNESFGDFINFLKSSNRYESALDNADNPEQFLQGLQDAGYATDPNYANKILGILNSDNFKEMIGKFSEPSDGE, encoded by the coding sequence ATGAATAGTATTGGTGATTCAAGTAACTCTCTAGACCTAATTGGACTTCAAGAACTAAAGTCCAAGTCTCGATTAGATCCTGGAAATAAAGAAGCGCTGCACAAAGCTGCACAACACTTTGAGTCGATATTTATTGGCATGATGCTCAAGTCTATGCGAGAAGCAAACGCAGTATTTGAAGAGGGCAATCCCATGCACTCAAATACGACTAAGTTCTTCAGAGATATGTATGACTCACAGTTGGCCACTGATATGTCTGAGCAAGGCAGTATGGGACTCGCGGACATTATTGTTGATCAACTGAGTGGTGACAACGATAAGTATATAAATGCAGGTGTACTGCGAAATGATAACCGGTTTGATGAGTTAGTTGGCAAAATATCGACAAATAACAACATTGACAACTCAATTGAATCGGTAGAACCGACAGCTCAAAACCTTGGCTTTGTTACAAGCGACGATGCCGTCAAGCAACGATTATTTGCGACGGCTGAAGAAAATTCAAAAACAGTCCAACTAACAAATAACGCAAATGCCAAGACTTCAGAAAAAGTAGAAATTAACTTTGATTCACCAGAGTCTTTTGTCGATAGCGTTTGGCACTTTGCGAAACAAAACGCCGCTAAAATTGGTCTAAACCCAGCGGTGATGATTGCACAATCAGCCCTTGAAACAGGTTGGGGCAAACATGTGTTGAAAGATAAGGACGGTAATTCAAGTTTTAACTTATTCAATGTTAAAGCACTGCGAGATTGGGATGGCGATAAAACTGCGCAGTCTACACTTGAATTTGAAAATGGCGTCGCTGTGAAAAAAGTTGAACCTTTCCGTGTTTACAACAGTGTTAATGAGTCATTTGGCGACTTTATCAACTTCCTAAAATCAAGTAACCGCTATGAATCAGCCCTTGATAATGCCGACAATCCGGAACAGTTTTTGCAAGGTCTACAAGACGCTGGCTATGCAACCGATCCAAACTATGCAAATAAGATCTTAGGCATATTAAACAGCGACAATTTCAAAGAAATGATTGGCAAATTTTCTGAACCAAGTGATGGCGAATAG
- the flgK gene encoding flagellar hook-associated protein FlgK, with amino-acid sequence MAGGILGTGVSGLSAAQHGLDTTGHNIANVNTEGFSRQRVETQSTVGLAFRSTFLGNGTQLAAITRTFNDFNYQEVIFNASQFNSNNTKYVNASRMDNLLADPETGITTSFEEMFDGINGITEEPTIISARNVLIARAETVAKRFNTLYEEISGQHLGAVNEEIITTVEEINAIGAEIANLNGKIQVENAVSGDGFPPNDLLDKRDLLLKQLSEKIQVDTIKRDDGTINVTIGKGITLVTNSFALPLSIERNEFDSSKLEIGIATRADTVNKTYITNQLSGGSLTGLFDARDNLILPTLQEIGKLAIGLADNFNRQQTLGRDLNGESGEYLFKDINEPQAVLSRTLNSQFNTNETKFEVYIRNTNELSGDDYRLDYDGTTLDMKDMQGNLITQFNAADIAAMTGGAQIAVQGVGISLSIDTNNLTAGDSFMIRPTLTGARSIERVLEDPKKIAAADNALAISATNNPNNIELKLYEMTAPSAPVAALPAPLPDNSISIEIDAAATNYVVRDSGGTIISGPTAIPADQIIDDTVAGFRFELKGVLAGNEVFNVVHADNPGFDETKKFGPGDNTNMLEMLSFQSQRKLDNGTNSLSESYADLVTTIGVETKSREISTSSFETLLSGSEQRLAGIQGVNLDEEAANLIQYQQAYSAAARIITVARDIFQTLLQAAR; translated from the coding sequence ATGGCTGGCGGAATATTAGGTACGGGAGTTTCTGGTTTATCAGCAGCTCAACATGGGCTCGATACTACTGGACACAATATTGCCAACGTAAATACGGAAGGTTTCAGTCGTCAACGAGTCGAAACTCAGTCAACGGTTGGACTAGCATTTCGTAGCACCTTTCTAGGTAACGGCACACAACTCGCCGCAATTACTCGCACATTTAATGATTTTAATTATCAAGAAGTCATATTCAACGCCAGCCAGTTTAATTCAAATAATACTAAGTATGTGAACGCATCGAGAATGGATAATCTATTGGCCGATCCTGAAACTGGAATCACCACGTCATTCGAAGAAATGTTTGATGGGATAAATGGTATTACAGAAGAGCCAACCATTATTTCGGCAAGAAACGTATTGATCGCTCGGGCCGAAACCGTGGCAAAACGATTTAATACACTTTACGAAGAAATATCAGGTCAACACTTAGGTGCAGTAAACGAAGAAATTATAACTACGGTTGAAGAGATAAATGCGATAGGGGCAGAGATCGCCAATCTCAACGGTAAGATTCAAGTTGAAAATGCCGTAAGTGGAGATGGGTTTCCGCCAAACGATTTACTTGATAAGCGTGATTTATTGCTCAAACAATTAAGCGAAAAAATACAAGTTGATACCATTAAGCGAGATGACGGTACGATTAATGTCACAATTGGTAAAGGTATTACACTAGTGACTAACTCATTTGCGTTACCACTGTCGATTGAACGAAATGAATTTGATTCAAGTAAATTGGAAATTGGTATTGCCACTAGAGCAGACACAGTAAATAAAACATACATTACAAATCAATTATCAGGCGGTTCTCTAACTGGCTTATTTGACGCTAGAGACAATCTAATTTTACCGACATTACAAGAGATAGGTAAGTTAGCAATTGGCTTGGCGGACAACTTTAATCGGCAACAAACATTAGGCCGTGATTTAAATGGTGAGTCTGGAGAGTACCTGTTTAAAGACATTAATGAACCACAGGCCGTTTTGAGTCGAACGCTTAATTCTCAATTTAATACAAATGAGACAAAGTTTGAAGTCTATATTCGTAATACAAATGAGCTATCGGGTGACGACTATCGATTGGATTATGACGGCACAACCCTTGATATGAAAGATATGCAAGGGAACCTTATCACTCAATTTAACGCTGCTGATATCGCTGCTATGACCGGTGGCGCACAAATTGCCGTTCAGGGCGTGGGCATTTCCCTATCGATTGATACAAATAATTTAACTGCCGGTGATAGTTTTATGATCCGTCCTACCCTCACCGGTGCAAGAAGCATAGAGCGAGTTTTAGAAGATCCTAAAAAAATTGCAGCAGCTGATAACGCGCTAGCTATATCAGCGACAAACAATCCTAATAATATCGAATTAAAGCTATATGAAATGACAGCGCCTTCTGCTCCGGTTGCCGCCTTACCAGCGCCACTGCCAGATAATTCGATTTCAATTGAGATTGATGCCGCAGCAACAAACTATGTCGTTAGGGACTCTGGTGGCACCATTATTAGTGGACCTACGGCCATTCCAGCGGATCAAATTATCGATGATACAGTTGCAGGCTTTAGATTTGAGCTTAAAGGTGTGCTAGCGGGAAATGAAGTATTTAACGTGGTTCATGCCGATAACCCAGGCTTTGACGAGACCAAGAAGTTTGGTCCGGGCGATAATACGAACATGCTAGAAATGTTGAGCTTTCAATCGCAAAGAAAACTTGATAATGGCACCAATAGCTTGTCAGAAAGTTACGCTGACTTAGTGACCACGATTGGTGTAGAAACAAAGAGCCGCGAAATATCTACATCATCATTCGAAACGTTATTGAGTGGCTCAGAACAAAGGCTTGCAGGTATTCAAGGCGTTAACCTTGATGAAGAGGCCGCAAATTTAATCCAATATCAACAAGCGTATTCCGCAGCGGCAAGAATAATTACGGTTGCTAGAGATATCTTCCAAACATTATTACAGGCAGCAAGGTAG